The following proteins are encoded in a genomic region of Arachis stenosperma cultivar V10309 chromosome 4, arast.V10309.gnm1.PFL2, whole genome shotgun sequence:
- the LOC130973212 gene encoding triphosphate tunnel metalloenzyme 3-like has protein sequence MEVEIKLRLQDSASHQKLSKLLSQFHTKTLIQENIFFDGTNSELTSNLAVLRVRFYDMDRNCVLSLKAKPMISGGVSRMEEHEEPFDPVLGRACIAEPWRLLSVNDSKILRKVRDEYGFGASGVVCLGGFRNLRAVHEWRGLKLELDETNYDFGTNYELECESADPEKHKELLEDFLKENGVQYSYSNVSKFAIFQSRKLPQ, from the exons ATGGAAGTAGAGATTAAGCTTCGGCTACAAGATTCAGCATCTCACCAGAAGCTTTCCAAGTTGCTCTCTCAATTTCACACCAAAACTTTAATACAAGAAAACATCTTCTTTGATGGAACAAACTCAGAGCTCACCTCCAACCTTGCGGTTCTCCGAGTCCGGTTCTATGACATGGATCGAAATTGTGTTCTCTCCCTCAAAGCCAAGCCTATGATCTCAG GTGGGGTGAGCCGCATGGAGGAGCATGAGGAGCCATTTGACCCTGTACTCGGTCGAGCATGCATTGCCGAGCCATGGAGGCTCTTATCAGTCAACGATTCGAAGATACTGAGGAAGGTGAGAGATGAATATGGTTTTGGTGCAAGTGGGGTTGTGTGCTTGGGAGGGTTTAGGAACTTGAGGGCTGTGCATGAGTGGAGAGGGTTGAAGCTGGAGTTGGATGAGACCAACTATGACTTTGGTACAAACTATGAGTTGGAATGTGAGAGTGCTGACCCTGAAAAGCACAAGGAATTGCTTGAGGACttcctcaaagagaatggagtGCAATATTCATATTCTAATGTTTCTAAGTTTGCCATTTTTCAGTCCAGGAAGTTGCCTCAATGa
- the LOC130973261 gene encoding ACT domain-containing protein ACR4-like isoform X3: MENGSWMSLGPAAFGFQALRRSIGVEVESILEHTTIELTGKDRPGLLSEIFAILADLKCNVLAAEVWTHNSRMASVLYITDEATKLPINNPEHLAKIKQLLFYILRGDIENKSGGVDANTAVVSVGSTHKERRLHQMMYANRDYDTCDEDCNGSTSDESNKKKPIVTVDYCADKVYTVVNLRCLDRPKLLFDAVCTLTDMQYVVYHGTAIAEGPEAYQEYYIRHIDGYPISSEAERQRVIHCLEAAIKRRTSEGIQLEFCCEDRVGLLSDVTRIFRENGFSVIRAEVTTRDCKAMNVFYVADAYGAPVKTETIEAVRKEIGFTILHVKNNDNNNNNNVMNAFSSSKDTTPQESGTFSLSNLFKMRSVKFFCKSFMGSFS, encoded by the exons ATGGAGAATGGTTCATGGATG TCACTTGGTCCAGCAGCCTTTGGTTTCCAAGCTCTTAGGAGATCCATTGGAGTTGAAGTTGAATCCATTTTAGAACACACAACAATTGAATTAACCGGAAAAGACCGGCCGGGACTACTCTCGGAGATTTTCGCCATCCTCGCAGACCTTAAATGCAATGTGTTGGCAGCAGAAGTATGGACACACAATTCAAGAATGGCATCAGTTCTTTACATAACTGATGAGGCAACAAAGTTGCCAATCAACAATCCTGAACATCTTGCAAAGATCAAGCAGCTCTTGTTCTATATTCTTAGAGGGGACATAGAAAACAAGAGTGGTGGTGTTGATGCCAACACTGCTGTTGTCTCTGTTGGATCAACTCACAAGGAAAGGAGGCTGCACCAGATGATGTATGCTAATCGAGATTACGACACGTGTGATGAGGATTGTAATGGATCAACAAGTGATGAGAGTAACAAGAAGAAACCAATTGTGACTGTTGATTATTGTGCTGATAAAGTATACACTGTTGTGAACTTGAGGTGCCTAGATAGGCCAAAGTTGCTCTTTGATGCTGTTTGCACTCTCACTGATATGCAGTATGTTGTTTACCATGGAACTGCCATTGCTGAAGGACCAGAGGCATATCAG GAATATTATATAAGGCATATAGATGGATATCCCATCAGCTCTGAAGCAGAAAGACAAAGAGTGATTCATTGCTTGGAAGCTGCTATTAAAAGAAGAACTTCTGAA GGCATACAACTAGAATTTTGTTGTGAAGATAGAGTTGGACTTCTGTCAGATGTAACTCGAATATTTAGAGAGAATGGATTTTCAGTAATTCGTGCTGAAGTTACAACAAGAGATTGTAAAGCCATGAATGTGTTCTATGTTGCTGATGCATATGGTGCTCCTGTTAAGACTGAAACAATTGAAGCTGTTAGAAAAGAAATTGGCTTCACCATACTTCATGTCAAGAATAAtgataacaataacaataacaatgtAATGAATGCATTCTCATCATCAAAGGATACAACACCCCAAGAGAGTGGAACATTTTCTTTGtctaatctttttaaaatgagGTCTGTCAAGTTCTTCTGCAAAAGCTTCATGGGGTCTTTTTCTTGA
- the LOC130973261 gene encoding ACT domain-containing protein ACR4-like isoform X2, producing the protein MDFRYFSMPTDDEFEKLLIRMNPPRVTVDNSSSKTDTLIKVDGANRRGILLKMVQTLIDMNIIINRAYISSDGEWFMDAFGFQALRRSIGVEVESILEHTTIELTGKDRPGLLSEIFAILADLKCNVLAAEVWTHNSRMASVLYITDEATKLPINNPEHLAKIKQLLFYILRGDIENKSGGVDANTAVVSVGSTHKERRLHQMMYANRDYDTCDEDCNGSTSDESNKKKPIVTVDYCADKVYTVVNLRCLDRPKLLFDAVCTLTDMQYVVYHGTAIAEGPEAYQEYYIRHIDGYPISSEAERQRVIHCLEAAIKRRTSEGIQLEFCCEDRVGLLSDVTRIFRENGFSVIRAEVTTRDCKAMNVFYVADAYGAPVKTETIEAVRKEIGFTILHVKNNDNNNNNNVMNAFSSSKDTTPQESGTFSLSNLFKMRSVKFFCKSFMGSFS; encoded by the exons ATGGATTTTCGGTACTTTTCTATGCCTACGGACGATGAATTTGAGAAGCTTCTCATTCGGATGAATCCTCCAAG agTAACTGTGGACAACAGTTCTAGCAAAACAGACACATTGATAAAG GTTGATGGTGCAAATAGGCGTGGGATATTATTGAAGATGGTTCAAACTCTGATTGATATGAACATCATTATAAATAGAGCTTACATTTCCTCTGATGGAGAATGGTTCATGGATG CCTTTGGTTTCCAAGCTCTTAGGAGATCCATTGGAGTTGAAGTTGAATCCATTTTAGAACACACAACAATTGAATTAACCGGAAAAGACCGGCCGGGACTACTCTCGGAGATTTTCGCCATCCTCGCAGACCTTAAATGCAATGTGTTGGCAGCAGAAGTATGGACACACAATTCAAGAATGGCATCAGTTCTTTACATAACTGATGAGGCAACAAAGTTGCCAATCAACAATCCTGAACATCTTGCAAAGATCAAGCAGCTCTTGTTCTATATTCTTAGAGGGGACATAGAAAACAAGAGTGGTGGTGTTGATGCCAACACTGCTGTTGTCTCTGTTGGATCAACTCACAAGGAAAGGAGGCTGCACCAGATGATGTATGCTAATCGAGATTACGACACGTGTGATGAGGATTGTAATGGATCAACAAGTGATGAGAGTAACAAGAAGAAACCAATTGTGACTGTTGATTATTGTGCTGATAAAGTATACACTGTTGTGAACTTGAGGTGCCTAGATAGGCCAAAGTTGCTCTTTGATGCTGTTTGCACTCTCACTGATATGCAGTATGTTGTTTACCATGGAACTGCCATTGCTGAAGGACCAGAGGCATATCAG GAATATTATATAAGGCATATAGATGGATATCCCATCAGCTCTGAAGCAGAAAGACAAAGAGTGATTCATTGCTTGGAAGCTGCTATTAAAAGAAGAACTTCTGAA GGCATACAACTAGAATTTTGTTGTGAAGATAGAGTTGGACTTCTGTCAGATGTAACTCGAATATTTAGAGAGAATGGATTTTCAGTAATTCGTGCTGAAGTTACAACAAGAGATTGTAAAGCCATGAATGTGTTCTATGTTGCTGATGCATATGGTGCTCCTGTTAAGACTGAAACAATTGAAGCTGTTAGAAAAGAAATTGGCTTCACCATACTTCATGTCAAGAATAAtgataacaataacaataacaatgtAATGAATGCATTCTCATCATCAAAGGATACAACACCCCAAGAGAGTGGAACATTTTCTTTGtctaatctttttaaaatgagGTCTGTCAAGTTCTTCTGCAAAAGCTTCATGGGGTCTTTTTCTTGA
- the LOC130972988 gene encoding putative glutaredoxin-C14, translating to MQYQQSSSWSYYMSMRSNRHRVAEEEMTMERVGRLASESAVVIFTISSCCMCHAMKTLFCGMGVNPMVHDLDLLPNGKQIERALMSLLGISGGAVVPVVFIGGKLVGSMDRVLAFHINGTLVPLLKQAGALWL from the coding sequence ATGCAGTACCAACAATCATCGTCATGGAGCTACTACATGAGCATGAGAAGTAACCGTCACCGTGTGGCGGAGGAGGAGATGACGATGGAGAGGGTGGGGAGGCTGGCGTCAGAGAGCGCCGTCGTGATCTTCACCATAAGCAGCTGCTGCATGTGCCATGCAATGAAAACTCTCTTCTGCGGCATGGGAGTCAACCCTATGGTCCACGATCTTGACCTTCTCCCCAACGGCAAACAAATCGAGCGTGCTCTGATGTCTCTTCTCGGAATCAGTGGCGGCGCCGTCGTCCCTGTTGTCTTCATTGGCGGCAAGCTTGTTGGCTCCATGGATCGGGTCTTGGCTTTTCACATCAATGGCACTCTTGTTCCTCTTCTCAAACAAGCTGGTGCCTTGTGgctttaa
- the LOC130975939 gene encoding BAG family molecular chaperone regulator 5, mitochondrial-like: MMNMKNIINNNNVVPSYRGIPSQRTPSKVRTIPIHFVGSERSRENSAIKIQKVLRGFFVRNALKRIMGLRVELQSVEAKVYASMEVIKRDQRERVRVSETIMNLLLKLDSVRVLSSWYGVRECRKSVIKKAIALQEMVESESACVVEENGVEENDAMVQEEEKVVEVSEEKEEEKMEVMDDDSGADIKCVSESCMNSCVEEKEEEKMEDSGVDIQCVSESYKIEEEEEGDGEREESVGTSLVEENENNCVQILQNTIEPYYKLAYIVFRIGLGDD; this comes from the exons ATGATGAACATGAAGAacatcatcaacaacaacaacgtAGTACCCTCGTATAGGGGCATTCCTTCACAGAGGACACCCTCTAAGGTTAGAACTATTCCCATTCACTTCGTGGGTTCAGAACGTAGTAGAGAGAATTCTGCCATCAAGATCCAGAAGGTTCTGAGAGGGTTTTTTGTGAGGAATGCGTTGAAGAGGATCATGGGGTTACGTGTTGAGTTGCAGAGTGTTGAGGCTAAGGTTTATGCTTCAATGGAGGTGATTAAGAGGGACCAGAGGGAGAGAGTGAGGGTCAGCGAGACCATCATGAACTTGCTTTTGAAGCTTGATTCGGTTAGGGTGCTGAGTTCTTGGTATGGGGTTAGGGAATGTAGGAAGAGTGTGATTAAGAAGGCTATTGCATTGCAAGAGATGGTTGAATCAGAATCTGCTTGTGTTGTTGAAGAAAATGGGGTGGAGGAGAATGATGCTATggtgcaggaagaggagaaggtGGTTGAAGTTTCTgaagagaaagaggaggagaagatggAGGTTATGGATGATGATTCTGGAGCAGATATTAAGTGTGTTTCAGAATCATGCATGAATTCTTGtgtagaagagaaagaagaggagAAAATGGAAGATTCTGGAGTTGATATTCAATGTGTTTCAGAATCATACAAgatagaagaggaagaggagggtGATGGGGAGAGAGAAGAGAGTGTAGGAACAAGTTTGGTTGAGGAGAATGAGAATAATTGTGTG CAAATTTTGCAGAACACCATTGAGCCTTATTACAAGTTAGCATACATAGTATTCAGAATAGGACTAGGTGATGATTAA
- the LOC130973261 gene encoding ACT domain-containing protein ACR4-like isoform X1 — MDFRYFSMPTDDEFEKLLIRMNPPRVTVDNSSSKTDTLIKVDGANRRGILLKMVQTLIDMNIIINRAYISSDGEWFMDVFHCTDQNGNKLLEDNLADRIQQSLGPAAFGFQALRRSIGVEVESILEHTTIELTGKDRPGLLSEIFAILADLKCNVLAAEVWTHNSRMASVLYITDEATKLPINNPEHLAKIKQLLFYILRGDIENKSGGVDANTAVVSVGSTHKERRLHQMMYANRDYDTCDEDCNGSTSDESNKKKPIVTVDYCADKVYTVVNLRCLDRPKLLFDAVCTLTDMQYVVYHGTAIAEGPEAYQEYYIRHIDGYPISSEAERQRVIHCLEAAIKRRTSEGIQLEFCCEDRVGLLSDVTRIFRENGFSVIRAEVTTRDCKAMNVFYVADAYGAPVKTETIEAVRKEIGFTILHVKNNDNNNNNNVMNAFSSSKDTTPQESGTFSLSNLFKMRSVKFFCKSFMGSFS; from the exons ATGGATTTTCGGTACTTTTCTATGCCTACGGACGATGAATTTGAGAAGCTTCTCATTCGGATGAATCCTCCAAG agTAACTGTGGACAACAGTTCTAGCAAAACAGACACATTGATAAAG GTTGATGGTGCAAATAGGCGTGGGATATTATTGAAGATGGTTCAAACTCTGATTGATATGAACATCATTATAAATAGAGCTTACATTTCCTCTGATGGAGAATGGTTCATGGATG TGTTTCATTGTACGGATCAAAATGGGAATAAGCTTCTTGAAGATAATTTAGCCGACAGAATTCAACAG TCACTTGGTCCAGCAGCCTTTGGTTTCCAAGCTCTTAGGAGATCCATTGGAGTTGAAGTTGAATCCATTTTAGAACACACAACAATTGAATTAACCGGAAAAGACCGGCCGGGACTACTCTCGGAGATTTTCGCCATCCTCGCAGACCTTAAATGCAATGTGTTGGCAGCAGAAGTATGGACACACAATTCAAGAATGGCATCAGTTCTTTACATAACTGATGAGGCAACAAAGTTGCCAATCAACAATCCTGAACATCTTGCAAAGATCAAGCAGCTCTTGTTCTATATTCTTAGAGGGGACATAGAAAACAAGAGTGGTGGTGTTGATGCCAACACTGCTGTTGTCTCTGTTGGATCAACTCACAAGGAAAGGAGGCTGCACCAGATGATGTATGCTAATCGAGATTACGACACGTGTGATGAGGATTGTAATGGATCAACAAGTGATGAGAGTAACAAGAAGAAACCAATTGTGACTGTTGATTATTGTGCTGATAAAGTATACACTGTTGTGAACTTGAGGTGCCTAGATAGGCCAAAGTTGCTCTTTGATGCTGTTTGCACTCTCACTGATATGCAGTATGTTGTTTACCATGGAACTGCCATTGCTGAAGGACCAGAGGCATATCAG GAATATTATATAAGGCATATAGATGGATATCCCATCAGCTCTGAAGCAGAAAGACAAAGAGTGATTCATTGCTTGGAAGCTGCTATTAAAAGAAGAACTTCTGAA GGCATACAACTAGAATTTTGTTGTGAAGATAGAGTTGGACTTCTGTCAGATGTAACTCGAATATTTAGAGAGAATGGATTTTCAGTAATTCGTGCTGAAGTTACAACAAGAGATTGTAAAGCCATGAATGTGTTCTATGTTGCTGATGCATATGGTGCTCCTGTTAAGACTGAAACAATTGAAGCTGTTAGAAAAGAAATTGGCTTCACCATACTTCATGTCAAGAATAAtgataacaataacaataacaatgtAATGAATGCATTCTCATCATCAAAGGATACAACACCCCAAGAGAGTGGAACATTTTCTTTGtctaatctttttaaaatgagGTCTGTCAAGTTCTTCTGCAAAAGCTTCATGGGGTCTTTTTCTTGA
- the LOC130976090 gene encoding uncharacterized protein LOC130976090 isoform X1, giving the protein MKMVALLRLNTLVSLSGLCPTRHYCYYSRKPRLPFRIRMASITETASASKVILDSHLHVWASPHEAAKFPYHPGQEPTLAGHADFLLQCMEEAGVDSALIVQPINHKFDHNYVTSVLKKYPTKFVGCCLANPADDGSGLKQFEDLVLKDGYRVVRFNPYLWPSGEKMTNEVGKAMFQKAGELKVPVSIMCMKGLDLHISEIEQLCTEFPSTIVILDHLAFCKPPLTDQEQLIFSRLLNLSRFPQMYVKFSALFRVSREKHPYLDLSTISSQIVSSFGANRVMWGSDFPFVVPECGYKEAKEAVNLIANKASLSPSDLEWIMGKTATQLFQSHSAS; this is encoded by the exons ATGAAAATGGTGGCACTGTTGAGGCTTAACACCCTGGTTTCACTTTCAGGTTTATGTCCAACAAgacattattgttattattcgAGGAAACCAAGGTTACCCTTCAGAATCAGAATGGCATCAATCACTGAAACTGCTTCAGCTTCCAAAGTCATCTTGGATTCTCATCTCCATGTGTGGGCTTCTCCTCATGAg GCTGCTAAATTCCCTTACCATCCTGGACAAGAGCCCACTTTAGCAGGACATGCTGATTTTTTACTTCAG TGTATGGAGGAAGCAGGAGTAGATAGTGCACTCATTGTGCAGCCAATTAATCATAAATTTGATCATAATTATGTCACAAG TGTTTTGAAGAAATATCCAACCAAATTTGTTGGGTGCTGCCTTGCTAATCCAGCTGATGATGGCAGTGGGCTTAAGCAGTTTGAAGATCTTGTTTTGAAG GATGGTTATCGCGTCGTGCGGTTTAACCCTTATTTGTGGCCATCTGGCGAGAAG ATGACAAATGAAGTTGGAAAGGCAATGTTTCAAAAGGCTGGAGAACTCAAAGTACCAGTGAGCATAATGTGTATGAAG GGGCTTGATTTGCATATTTCAGAAATTGAACAACTGTGCACAGAATTTCCCTCAACAATTGTGATACTTGATCACTTGGCCTTCTGCAAACCACCACT AACTGATCAAGAACAGCTTATCTTTTCTAGGCTCTTAAATCTATCTAGATTCCCTCAA ATGTATGTGAAATTTAGTGCCCTTTTCAGAGTTTCAAGAGAGAAACATCCTTATCTGGATTTGTCAACTATCTCATCTCAAATTGTCTCTAGCTTTGGTGCTAACCGTGTAATGTGGGGCAG TGATTTTCCATTTGTTGTTCCTGAATGTGGTTACAAAGAGGCCAAAGAAGCTGTCAATCTAATTGCCAATAAGGCATCTCTTTCTCCATCTGATTTGGAGTGGATCATGGGGAAAACAGCCACACAACTGTTCCAAAGCCACTCAGCATCTTAA
- the LOC130976090 gene encoding uncharacterized protein LOC130976090 isoform X2, whose product MEEAGVDSALIVQPINHKFDHNYVTSVLKKYPTKFVGCCLANPADDGSGLKQFEDLVLKDGYRVVRFNPYLWPSGEKMTNEVGKAMFQKAGELKVPVSIMCMKGLDLHISEIEQLCTEFPSTIVILDHLAFCKPPLTDQEQLIFSRLLNLSRFPQMYVKFSALFRVSREKHPYLDLSTISSQIVSSFGANRVMWGSDFPFVVPECGYKEAKEAVNLIANKASLSPSDLEWIMGKTATQLFQSHSAS is encoded by the exons ATGGAGGAAGCAGGAGTAGATAGTGCACTCATTGTGCAGCCAATTAATCATAAATTTGATCATAATTATGTCACAAG TGTTTTGAAGAAATATCCAACCAAATTTGTTGGGTGCTGCCTTGCTAATCCAGCTGATGATGGCAGTGGGCTTAAGCAGTTTGAAGATCTTGTTTTGAAG GATGGTTATCGCGTCGTGCGGTTTAACCCTTATTTGTGGCCATCTGGCGAGAAG ATGACAAATGAAGTTGGAAAGGCAATGTTTCAAAAGGCTGGAGAACTCAAAGTACCAGTGAGCATAATGTGTATGAAG GGGCTTGATTTGCATATTTCAGAAATTGAACAACTGTGCACAGAATTTCCCTCAACAATTGTGATACTTGATCACTTGGCCTTCTGCAAACCACCACT AACTGATCAAGAACAGCTTATCTTTTCTAGGCTCTTAAATCTATCTAGATTCCCTCAA ATGTATGTGAAATTTAGTGCCCTTTTCAGAGTTTCAAGAGAGAAACATCCTTATCTGGATTTGTCAACTATCTCATCTCAAATTGTCTCTAGCTTTGGTGCTAACCGTGTAATGTGGGGCAG TGATTTTCCATTTGTTGTTCCTGAATGTGGTTACAAAGAGGCCAAAGAAGCTGTCAATCTAATTGCCAATAAGGCATCTCTTTCTCCATCTGATTTGGAGTGGATCATGGGGAAAACAGCCACACAACTGTTCCAAAGCCACTCAGCATCTTAA
- the LOC130973213 gene encoding small nuclear ribonucleoprotein SmD1a — protein MKLVRFLMKLNNETVSIELKNGTIVHGTITGVDISMNTHLKTVKMTLKGKNPVTLDHLSVRGNNIRYYILPDSLNLETLLVEETPRVKPKKPTAGKPLGRGRGRGRGRGRGRGR, from the exons ATGAAGCTCGTCag GTTTTTAATGAAGTTAAACAATGAAACTGTGTCAATTGAGCTCAAGAATGGTACCATTGTTCATGGCACCATTACAg GTGTTGATATTAGTATGAACACACATTTGAAAACAGTTAAAATGACTCTGAAAGGGAAAAATCCAGTGACTCTGGATCATCTCAGTGTGAGGGGTAACAACATCCGTTACTATATTCTTCCCGACAGCTTGAATCTCGAGACTTTGCTTGTTGAGGAGACACCTAGGGTCAAGCCCAAGAAGCCAACTGCCG GGAAGCCTTTGGGGAGAGGACGGGGACGTGGGCGTGGACGTGGTCGTGGTCGCGGCCGTTGA